TGCAGCCGTTTTTGCAGGCTTTCGGAGAGGTTCGTTATGACGGAGAATAGACAGCTGCAGGCGCCTTTTGCCGAAGCCTTGGAAGACTACTGCCGCCGGCGGATGGTGCCCTTTCATACGCCGGGCCATAAGGGCGGCAGAGGCGCTTCGCCATACCAGCGCGAGCTTTTCGGCGAAGCCCTGCGTCGGGATCTGGGGTTGATGTATGCGCTGGATGATCTTTTTCAGCCGCACGGCGCGCTTCGGGAGGCTATGGCCTTGGCTGCCGAGCTGTACGGCGCCGGGCGAACCTTTTTTTCCGTCAATGGGACGACGGCCTGTATTGCCGCCATGCTGCTGGCTGTCTGCTGCGACGGCGACGAGGTCATCATCCCCCGCGAAGCGCATGGCAGCGTGTTGAACGGATTGATCCTCTGCGGCGCCGCGCCGGTCTATATGGAAAGCCGTTTTGCCGCCGCCGAGGAAGTGACGCTGGGACCGACATTGGATTCCCTGCAGCAGGCGGTGGCGGCGCATCCCCGGGCGCGGGCCGTCGTCTTTACCTATCCCACGTATGACGGGATTGCCGTCGATTTGCCCGCCATGGCGGCTTATGCGCATGACCGGGGCCTTCTTGTTCTCGTCGATGAAGCGCACGGCGCTCATCTGGCCTTCGCCGAGGCGTTGCCGCCGGCGGCCCTGGCCTGCGGCGCCGATTGCGTGGCCCAGAGTACGCACAAGCTGTTGGGGTCCGTCACGCAGACGTCGATGCTTCACTGCCGCAAGGGGTTTCCGTATACGGACCGGGTGGCGCGGGCTATGGCGCTGGTACAGTCGACAAGTCCCAATTACTGGCTGCTCGCCTCGCTGGATGAAGCGCGGCGGCAGATGGCGGCAGACGGCGGCAGACTGGTGCCGGCGGCAGTATCGCTGGCGCGGCGCGTACGCCGCGAGCTGAATGCCATCAGCGGCATTCGCTGTTTCGGACGGGAGATCTGCGCCTATGACGGCGTAGCCGCCTTTGATGAAACGAAACTGACTAT
The DNA window shown above is from Megasphaera vaginalis (ex Bordigoni et al. 2020) and carries:
- a CDS encoding aminotransferase class I/II-fold pyridoxal phosphate-dependent enzyme; protein product: MTENRQLQAPFAEALEDYCRRRMVPFHTPGHKGGRGASPYQRELFGEALRRDLGLMYALDDLFQPHGALREAMALAAELYGAGRTFFSVNGTTACIAAMLLAVCCDGDEVIIPREAHGSVLNGLILCGAAPVYMESRFAAAEEVTLGPTLDSLQQAVAAHPRARAVVFTYPTYDGIAVDLPAMAAYAHDRGLLVLVDEAHGAHLAFAEALPPAALACGADCVAQSTHKLLGSVTQTSMLHCRKGFPYTDRVARAMALVQSTSPNYWLLASLDEARRQMAADGGRLVPAAVSLARRVRRELNAISGIRCFGREICAYDGVAAFDETKLTIDVAALGLDGAAAEKELRREGIEVELTAGHHVLALLTIGDDAAPAAALVRA